One region of Poecile atricapillus isolate bPoeAtr1 chromosome 8, bPoeAtr1.hap1, whole genome shotgun sequence genomic DNA includes:
- the POLR2D gene encoding DNA-directed RNA polymerase II subunit RPB4, producing the protein MAAGGSDPRAADVEEDASQLVFPKEFETAETLLNSEVHMLLEHRKQQNESAEDEQELSEVFMKTLNYTARFSRFKNRETIASVRSLLLQKKLHKFELACLANLCPETAEEAKALIPSLEGRFEDEELQQILDDIQTKRSFQY; encoded by the exons ATGGCGGCGGGCGGCAGCGACCCGCGGGCGGCAGATGTGGAGGAGGACGCCTCGCAGCTCGTCTTCCCCAAAG AATTTGAAACTGCGGAAACTCTCCTGAATTCTGAGGTGCACATGCTGCTCGAGCATCGCAAGCAGCAGAATGAGAGCGCAGAGGATGAGCAGGAGCTGTCAGAAGTCTTCATGAAAACCTTGAACTACACAGCACGCTTCAGCCGCTTCAAAAACCGTGAAACCATTGCCAGCGTGCGCAG CTTACTGCTCCAGAAGAAGCTCCATAAGTTTGAATTGGCATGTTTGGCTAACTTGTGTCCTGAGACAGCTGAGGAAGCAAAAGCTCTGATTCCTAG CCTGGAGGGCCGGTTTGAAGATGAAGAATTACAACAGATTCTCGATGACATTCAAACTAAGCGCAGCTTCCAGTATTAA